Proteins co-encoded in one Hyalangium ruber genomic window:
- a CDS encoding BatA domain-containing protein, with product MSFGFPWGLLALGALAPLVAAYFLRRRQKPVTVSALFLWRTPRPRAEAGPRFERFTREASLLLEALAVIAAALFLADVRLSEDTRARHVVLVVDGSLSLSARGPDGVTVLERVRREAARRVEEERATRVTVLASGPTPRALAGPEAEPSRALAALESFQALGADHDATATLLWAQELAGPGRRVHFLTDAMPAEGQVVPPAVEWTALGAPRDNVALVSAQRRDEGQKATVTLRVARLGGPETVEVRLRAEPGPGAKEGTEQREVVKLPAEGAATVRLTFENAGDVEVLLPPDALPEDGQARLVPSAVRPVRVALAEGLDAQARQAMERFLAVAQDVETAAGEGTLLIGPKGTDAWVTVGAGGKLRTFLGPFFSEKGHPLLDDVQLGGVRWTAGDNPPGRALITAGDTVLLSEEEGRVHLNLELSRSNLQRTPAWPVLLGNVLREARRAKEGFARRQLTLGEPLPVVTEPGARYTLVGPLGEKPVFGAGALTLPAPLVPGRYTLERDGEPVDVTEVLALDARESDLRGRGSGERKADAEETDAESAGGSPGRARWPLLVLLGALLTDFYVTRRK from the coding sequence GTGAGCTTCGGCTTCCCATGGGGGTTGCTGGCGCTGGGCGCGCTGGCGCCACTGGTGGCGGCGTACTTCCTGCGGCGGCGGCAGAAGCCCGTCACCGTGAGCGCGCTCTTCCTGTGGCGCACGCCGCGCCCGCGCGCGGAGGCGGGCCCGCGCTTCGAGCGCTTCACCCGGGAGGCCTCGCTGCTGCTGGAGGCGCTGGCGGTCATCGCGGCGGCGCTCTTCCTGGCGGACGTGCGCTTGAGCGAGGACACGCGGGCGCGGCACGTGGTGTTGGTGGTGGACGGAAGCCTCTCGCTCTCGGCGCGAGGGCCGGACGGGGTGACGGTGCTGGAGCGCGTGCGGCGCGAGGCGGCCCGGCGGGTGGAGGAGGAGCGCGCCACGCGGGTGACGGTGCTGGCCAGTGGGCCCACGCCGCGAGCGCTGGCGGGGCCGGAGGCGGAGCCCTCGCGAGCGCTGGCGGCGCTGGAGTCCTTCCAGGCGCTGGGCGCGGACCACGACGCGACGGCCACGCTGTTGTGGGCGCAGGAGCTGGCGGGGCCGGGACGGCGGGTACACTTCCTCACGGACGCGATGCCCGCGGAGGGGCAGGTGGTGCCGCCGGCGGTGGAGTGGACGGCGCTGGGGGCTCCCCGGGACAACGTGGCGCTGGTGTCGGCGCAGCGGCGGGATGAGGGCCAGAAGGCCACGGTGACACTGCGGGTGGCACGCCTGGGCGGGCCGGAGACGGTGGAGGTGCGGCTGCGCGCGGAGCCGGGCCCGGGAGCCAAGGAGGGCACGGAGCAGCGCGAGGTGGTGAAACTGCCCGCGGAGGGAGCGGCGACGGTGCGCCTCACCTTCGAGAACGCGGGAGACGTGGAGGTGCTGTTGCCACCGGACGCGCTGCCGGAGGATGGGCAGGCGCGGCTGGTGCCTTCGGCGGTGCGCCCGGTGCGGGTGGCATTGGCGGAGGGATTGGATGCCCAGGCCCGTCAGGCGATGGAGCGCTTCCTGGCGGTGGCGCAGGATGTGGAGACGGCGGCGGGAGAGGGCACGCTGCTCATCGGTCCGAAGGGAACGGATGCGTGGGTGACGGTGGGAGCGGGCGGCAAGCTGCGGACGTTCCTGGGCCCGTTCTTCTCGGAGAAGGGCCACCCGCTGCTGGACGACGTGCAGCTGGGCGGAGTGCGGTGGACGGCGGGAGACAACCCGCCGGGACGTGCGCTCATCACGGCGGGAGACACGGTGCTGTTGTCCGAGGAGGAGGGGCGTGTACACCTCAACCTGGAGCTGTCTCGCTCCAACCTCCAGCGGACGCCAGCGTGGCCGGTGCTCCTGGGCAACGTGCTGCGCGAGGCACGGCGCGCGAAGGAGGGCTTTGCCCGGCGGCAGCTCACGTTGGGCGAGCCACTGCCGGTGGTGACGGAGCCGGGGGCGCGCTACACACTGGTGGGCCCGCTGGGAGAGAAGCCGGTGTTCGGAGCGGGAGCACTCACCCTGCCGGCGCCGTTGGTGCCGGGCCGCTACACGCTGGAGCGGGACGGTGAGCCAGTGGATGTGACGGAGGTGCTGGCGCTGGACGCGCGCGAGTCGGACCTGCGCGGGCGAGGCAGCGGCGAGCGCAAGGCGGATGCGGAGGAGACGGATGCGGAGAGCGCGGGAGGCTCACCGGGCCGGGCTCGCTGGCCACTGCTGGTGCTGCTCGGAGCGCTGCTGACGGACTTCTACGTGACGCGGCGGAAGTAG
- a CDS encoding DUF58 domain-containing protein: MSAGADESEVARLAPGLTLALPRVPHRGRVGEVRASSAGASLELHDFRTYQPGDDLRQVDWNAVARTGEMILRVRQDEVSPRVEVLVDASRSVALSPTKEARAREVALLAVEVGALQGLTPTLLTSGARPERAQGAVCRSALRASAFDARDDLAAALGRMPPLRPCGLRVVVSDFLFEADLAGLVARLSRGASALFLAQVLDAEDLEPSGGEGARLVDAESGAALEELLTEDVLAAYARRFAEHQRALRTAAVRARATLMTLPAAESLRALVRGPLRPLFLAGGGA; the protein is encoded by the coding sequence GTGAGTGCCGGGGCGGACGAGAGCGAGGTGGCGAGGTTGGCGCCGGGGCTCACCCTGGCGCTGCCGCGCGTGCCTCACCGGGGGCGGGTGGGCGAGGTGCGCGCCAGCTCCGCGGGTGCCTCGCTGGAGCTGCACGACTTCCGCACCTACCAGCCGGGCGATGACCTGCGGCAGGTGGACTGGAACGCGGTGGCGCGCACGGGCGAGATGATCCTCCGGGTGCGGCAGGACGAGGTGTCCCCGCGCGTGGAGGTGCTGGTGGACGCCTCGCGCTCGGTGGCGCTCAGCCCGACGAAGGAGGCGCGGGCCCGGGAGGTGGCGCTGCTGGCCGTGGAGGTGGGCGCGCTGCAGGGGCTGACGCCCACGCTGCTCACCTCGGGCGCGCGTCCGGAGCGGGCCCAGGGGGCGGTGTGCCGCTCGGCCCTGCGGGCGTCCGCCTTCGACGCGAGGGATGACCTGGCCGCGGCGCTGGGACGGATGCCGCCGCTGCGCCCGTGTGGCCTGCGGGTGGTGGTGAGCGACTTCCTCTTCGAGGCGGACCTGGCGGGGTTGGTGGCGCGGCTGTCGCGTGGGGCCTCGGCGCTCTTCCTGGCGCAGGTGCTGGACGCGGAGGACCTGGAGCCCTCGGGTGGCGAGGGGGCGCGGCTGGTGGACGCGGAGAGCGGCGCGGCGCTGGAGGAGCTGCTCACCGAGGACGTGCTGGCCGCCTACGCGCGCCGCTTCGCCGAGCACCAGCGCGCGCTGCGGACGGCGGCGGTGCGGGCGCGGGCCACGTTGATGACGCTGCCGGCGGCGGAGTCGCTGCGGGCGCTGGTGAGAGGTCCGCTGAGGCCGCTGTTCCTCGCGGGAGGCGGCGCGTGA
- a CDS encoding ABC transporter permease has translation MSASVEAAARAPLGERLGDRINPLVVKEIRQGLRTRVFWVCFGLMLLACLLLSLMAYADVRDGGYQPRGQTYFFTYFVCLGLVHFFVIPYSAYRSLAREREDETWVLLALTGLGPRRILRGKVTSFLAQAVLYASAVGPFLLFSYYLNGIDLPTILVVLALGAAWLVFLTVLGVCAATLADGRLGRAFVHFVVLGLLAGGVVQGLVGAFAISDGGSRLMRDNDFPYVISVALWLMLGYGWLLFETAAARLSLITEDYSRGPRRALALQMLLSAVGVTIIWWAQGQERTVAAVSGVVGSLHLTLVGLFLISDVDGQARALRVSTRPWSLLRPGAVRGFRLVVLLFMGWALFCTALHLSSSDTRDTWQSMLFATVAAAAYPVLFFSVALLVAKMPKSDRLSSPVAVRILFISLAGLTSVVFPLVALLADVSVDDPIINLLNPIVGLVNFGSYEYSAGRPKMNVEMLLFICVVAGLSAFAADRALVERERRIHAS, from the coding sequence GTGAGCGCGAGCGTGGAGGCGGCGGCGCGGGCTCCGCTGGGCGAGCGGCTGGGAGACCGCATCAACCCGCTGGTGGTGAAGGAGATCCGCCAGGGACTGCGCACCCGCGTCTTCTGGGTGTGCTTCGGGCTGATGCTGCTCGCGTGCCTGCTGCTGTCGCTGATGGCGTACGCGGACGTGCGGGACGGCGGCTACCAGCCTCGGGGGCAGACGTACTTCTTCACCTACTTCGTGTGCCTGGGGCTGGTGCATTTCTTCGTCATCCCCTACAGCGCCTACCGCTCGCTGGCGCGCGAGCGCGAGGACGAGACGTGGGTGCTGCTGGCGCTCACGGGGCTGGGGCCCCGGCGCATCCTTCGCGGCAAGGTGACGTCCTTCCTGGCGCAGGCGGTGCTGTACGCCTCGGCGGTGGGGCCCTTCCTGCTGTTCAGCTACTACCTCAACGGCATCGACCTGCCGACCATCCTCGTGGTGCTGGCGCTGGGGGCCGCGTGGCTGGTGTTCCTCACGGTGCTGGGGGTGTGCGCGGCGACGCTGGCCGACGGGCGGCTGGGGCGCGCCTTCGTCCACTTCGTGGTGCTGGGCTTGCTGGCGGGAGGCGTGGTGCAGGGGCTGGTCGGGGCCTTCGCCATCAGCGATGGCGGCTCGCGGCTGATGCGCGACAATGACTTCCCCTACGTCATCAGCGTGGCGCTGTGGCTGATGCTCGGCTACGGGTGGCTGCTCTTCGAGACGGCGGCGGCGCGGCTCTCACTCATTACGGAGGACTACTCGCGAGGGCCCCGGCGCGCGCTCGCCCTGCAGATGCTGCTCAGCGCGGTGGGGGTGACGATCATCTGGTGGGCGCAGGGGCAGGAGCGGACCGTGGCCGCCGTGTCGGGGGTGGTCGGCAGCCTGCACCTGACGCTGGTGGGCCTGTTTCTCATCTCCGATGTGGACGGGCAGGCCCGCGCGCTCCGGGTGAGCACGCGCCCATGGAGCCTGCTGCGGCCCGGGGCGGTGCGCGGCTTCCGGCTCGTGGTGCTGCTGTTCATGGGCTGGGCGCTCTTCTGCACCGCGCTGCACCTGAGCTCCTCGGATACGCGGGACACCTGGCAGTCGATGCTCTTCGCCACCGTCGCCGCGGCGGCCTACCCCGTCCTCTTCTTCTCGGTGGCGCTGCTGGTGGCGAAGATGCCGAAGTCGGACCGGCTGTCCTCTCCGGTGGCGGTGCGCATCCTCTTCATCTCGCTGGCGGGCCTGACCAGCGTGGTGTTTCCGTTGGTGGCCCTGCTGGCGGACGTGTCGGTGGATGATCCGATCATCAACCTGCTCAACCCCATCGTGGGCCTGGTCAACTTCGGCTCGTACGAATACAGCGCGGGCCGGCCGAAGATGAACGTGGAGATGCTCCTCTTCATCTGCGTGGTGGCGGGGCTGTCCGCCTTCGCGGCGGACCGGGCTCTCGTGGAACGCGAGCGGAGGATCCACGCCTCGTGA
- a CDS encoding ABC transporter ATP-binding protein translates to MSLLQVKGLRRDYGALRAVDDVSFELAAGTILGFIGPNGAGKSTTMRIIATLDTPTAGEVLLDGKSLVDSPDLARPLIGYMPDRYGTYDDITVWEFLDFFARAYGLKGAERTRRVASVMEFTGLVPLKDKLTSALSKGMKQRVALGRTLLHDPKLLILDEPADGLDPRARIELRELLRALADQGKAVLISSHILTELAEICDTCAIIEQGRLLATGKVADLLAQSHAGEAAELTIRLAPGAEGETVYERAERLLLEQPRVAQVTREPGLVRVRLELEPGSTRVQVDEAAARLLAALVGAGLPVCAFSHRELNLEDAFMTVTKGRVA, encoded by the coding sequence ATGAGCCTGCTTCAGGTGAAGGGGCTGCGGCGCGACTACGGCGCGCTGCGCGCGGTGGATGACGTGTCCTTCGAGCTGGCGGCGGGCACCATCCTGGGCTTCATCGGGCCCAACGGCGCGGGCAAGAGCACCACCATGCGCATCATCGCCACGCTGGACACACCCACGGCGGGCGAGGTGCTGCTGGACGGCAAGTCGCTGGTGGACTCGCCGGACCTGGCCCGGCCGCTCATCGGCTACATGCCGGACCGGTACGGCACCTATGACGACATCACCGTCTGGGAGTTCCTCGACTTCTTCGCCCGGGCCTATGGGCTCAAGGGCGCCGAGCGCACCAGGCGCGTGGCCTCCGTCATGGAGTTCACGGGGCTGGTGCCGCTGAAGGACAAGCTCACCAGCGCGCTGTCCAAGGGCATGAAGCAGCGCGTGGCGTTGGGGCGCACGCTGCTGCATGACCCCAAGCTGCTCATCCTCGACGAGCCGGCCGATGGCCTGGACCCGCGCGCCCGCATCGAGCTGCGAGAGCTGCTGCGGGCGCTGGCCGACCAGGGCAAGGCGGTCCTCATCTCCAGCCACATCCTCACGGAGCTGGCGGAGATCTGCGACACGTGCGCCATCATCGAGCAAGGGCGGCTGCTGGCCACGGGCAAGGTGGCGGACCTGCTGGCGCAGAGCCATGCGGGCGAGGCGGCGGAGCTGACCATCCGCCTGGCGCCGGGGGCGGAAGGAGAGACGGTGTACGAGCGCGCCGAGCGGCTGCTGCTGGAGCAGCCTCGGGTGGCGCAGGTGACGCGCGAGCCGGGGCTGGTGCGGGTGCGGCTGGAATTGGAGCCGGGCTCCACGCGGGTGCAGGTGGATGAGGCGGCGGCGCGGCTGCTGGCGGCGCTGGTGGGGGCGGGCCTGCCGGTGTGCGCCTTCAGCCACCGCGAGCTGAACCTCGAGGATGCCTTCATGACCGTGACGAAGGGGAGGGTGGCGTGA
- a CDS encoding AAA family ATPase, giving the protein MSELLSPAEVQGTAEVVGQLKKGLNQVLLDQETVVEQVVTAVLARGHVLLEGLPGLGKTELCKALARLLGLPFRRIQFTPDLLPGDITGTYVMEGEGRREFTFREGPLFANVVLADEINRSSPKTQAALLEAMQERSVTVLGQTRPLPEPFFVLATQNPIELEGTYPLPEAQLDRFLFRVQVAPVGAKTLSALLTTRVRGTPPVLPAVLDADKLARLFSAVDRVHLPVPVADFIGRLVESTDPRQPHAPDTVRRFVRYGASPRAALGLAAAGRALALLRGKPNVGFDEVIASAPAVLNHRLVLAYEASLEKVTSSDVIGALLQAVPEVPRA; this is encoded by the coding sequence CCCCGCCGAGGTGCAGGGGACGGCGGAGGTGGTGGGCCAGCTGAAGAAGGGCCTCAACCAGGTGCTGCTCGACCAAGAGACCGTCGTCGAGCAGGTGGTGACGGCGGTGCTCGCGCGAGGCCACGTGCTGCTCGAGGGCCTGCCGGGCCTGGGCAAGACGGAGCTGTGTAAGGCGCTCGCGCGGCTGCTGGGCCTGCCCTTCCGGCGCATCCAGTTCACTCCGGACCTGCTGCCCGGCGACATCACCGGCACCTATGTGATGGAGGGCGAGGGCCGCCGCGAGTTCACCTTCCGCGAGGGTCCCCTCTTCGCCAACGTCGTGCTGGCAGACGAGATCAACCGCTCCAGCCCCAAGACGCAGGCCGCGCTGCTCGAGGCCATGCAGGAGCGCAGCGTGACGGTGCTGGGGCAGACGCGGCCGCTGCCCGAGCCCTTCTTCGTGCTGGCCACCCAGAACCCCATCGAGCTGGAGGGCACCTACCCGCTGCCCGAGGCGCAGCTGGACCGCTTCCTGTTCCGCGTCCAGGTGGCGCCGGTGGGGGCCAAGACGCTCAGCGCCCTGCTCACCACGCGCGTGCGCGGCACGCCTCCGGTGCTGCCTGCGGTGCTGGACGCCGACAAGCTGGCGCGCCTGTTCTCCGCCGTGGACCGGGTACACCTGCCCGTGCCCGTGGCCGACTTCATCGGCCGGCTCGTGGAATCCACCGACCCCCGCCAGCCCCACGCCCCGGACACCGTGCGCCGCTTCGTCCGCTATGGGGCCTCGCCGCGCGCCGCGCTGGGCCTGGCCGCCGCGGGCCGGGCGCTGGCGCTGCTGCGGGGCAAGCCCAACGTGGGCTTCGATGAAGTCATCGCCTCGGCGCCGGCCGTGCTCAACCACCGGCTCGTGCTCGCCTACGAGGCCTCGCTGGAGAAGGTGACGTCCTCCGATGTCATCGGCGCCCTGTTGCAGGCAGTGCCCGAGGTGCCTCGTGCGTAG